The Lolium rigidum isolate FL_2022 chromosome 1, APGP_CSIRO_Lrig_0.1, whole genome shotgun sequence region GTCACTGTTTTTGTTTAGTTCCCAAGAAACATCTCCATCTACCTTCACCGAACCAGCCAAACTTgatagcactagtagaaaaagaggattTATTCCCGGTTGGtaagggtctttagtcccggttttgcaACCGCATATGTGTCTCGTACAGATTAGGGTTCgcttccgcgcttatatagttcgGTTCAGGAAGGTCGTGGGGCACAACCCATGTCCGAGtcagcacagccacgatccagaaaaaacaGAACGAAACGGTTGTGTTAactcgtccgttaatgactcgtaaTTAATCAGACGATTAATTTTCTGAATAGCAAAaacataagctcggctcggcgagattcccgcaacccatgGCGTGgtgggcggcagaggaggaggagtgccCGAGGGCTccatctcttctcactcacttacaagGTCTAGAACAACCTCCCTTATAAACCACTCCAACTATCTCCCAAGTAGCcacgtgggactaaactttagaccCACCCCTTGCTATACCCACATGGGGCCAAGTgaatttcagaatttgtattgGGCTACGGGCTAAGGCCCAAGGTCAAATTCCAACACATTAATGGTGCAAAAAGAAATGAGTTTTAGTGCAAAAATACAATTTTCTTTTGACCTTTCTCTCTGGACTTTTCAATAAAGGACTAAGTTTTACATATTTGGATGTTCTAAAGTTGACAAGATTATTTGGAGTTGCCTATTAATGCACGCCGCTATTCACGAAAATATTTTTGTGATTCTTTTGGTAACTCCAATTGAGCTGAAATTTATACGGAAGTCGCAAAATTTCTCTGCTCCTGTTTTGTGATTCTTTTATATgcacaaaaaaaaatctaatgGAGAAACAATAACATTTTTCTGCTCCTGTTTTTTCTAGATAGATTATGTCTTTTATTGTCTAAGCCATTCTTTTGAGTTTCAACTTGTTTCATTTTGATTCTTTTGATATTTATTCAGTATTGGAAACTCAATATACTCTCTCTATACTTCAAACCTAATTTTATTTGGAAATTTTATAGCAGCTTGCATTTTATCTTTATGACCACAATTGTCACCTCATAGAAAAGAAATGGGAATTAATTTTATGGTGAAGTTCTTTCACGGGAAAGGAAGGACTAACGAACAAGGAGTCATTTAAGAAATGGTGAAAACAATAAAATTGGGGATGCCCATAGCACCCCACTGGACCAATCAATCTACCCATTTGCATACCTTTTAACTTTTTTTTTGGGCACCATTCCGCTTTTGCACAAATTTGGAGTCTGTATATCTAATTTTTATCCGCTTTTGCATAAATAATATAGACACATGAATCAAGATTAATGCTAACAAAGGCGAGGAGGAGCTGGTCATTTTCCAGGTGAAGATATTGAAAAAGTGATAGATGCAGTTAGACACGGAAATTCCCCTCAGAAACAGCATTTGTATCCATCATTGCCACCTTTTCCTGTTCTACTCACATATGTTCCacgtttatttttctgtttttttcaaaTTATTCAAAGAAAGAGATATACCACCACTATACATAACTTACAACAGACCTTAAAACCACCAAAAAGGAGAaacaataaacaaaaaaaaatgcacaAAAATGTAAAAAAAGTAACTGAACATCCCAACACGATCGTGTCCATGCGCCACTAAAGACGCATGCAGAACATAATCGACAGGCCGCCACTAGCCGTTGACGACGGCGCAGTGCCGCCTGATCTCGCCCTCGCCGCCGGTCTTGACGTCCACCATGCCCAACCTCATCATGGACCGCGCGAACAGTTGGAAGAACACCTCCGGCGGGCCGCTCGCGACGCTCTCGACGTCGGCCCGCGCCGCCGCGTCCATTAGCAAGGCGTGGTCCGACTGGAACAGGCCCCGGCTCTTGAGCAGGCCATGGTAGTAGCCGAGGTCGAAGGTGAGGAAGCTCCCAGGGTCCATCTCCACGATGGTGGTGTTATCCGTCGGCGTGGCACACTTGGTCCGCCGGAGGTTCGCCGCGTACACCGGGTTCAGCGACGGGTCGGCGTCGCTTGGCCCGCCGCGGCCGGTGAAGTTGTATAGGCGCTCACTGAAGGAGTCGCAGTGCGCGATGCCTATGGTGTGAGCCCCTGCAGGGACGCGTGATGATCAGGCGAACACAGTCAGACACAGTTGCAAAATTCAGTAAGTTCAGACACATGACTATTATGCAATGTCATGTGAAGAAAGGTCATCTGTCAACATCGTAAGCAATCTTAAGGATGATTAGGAACATTACTAGTGTTAAATTAGTGCAAAAGTATGCATTTGGTTGCCTCATTTAAGGAACACATTACACATGCGACTTCTCTATCAGGTAACAATGGAATCAGGTAGGAACTAATAAATAAACCAATGTTGTTAGCAGCGAAAGCAGTAGCATGCAGGTCCACATCAGAAGAGATCGCTGATTGATTTATAGATACGGAAGTTGTAGATTAGTGACCTTACACCGCAGCAAGCAGTGACAGAGTGAAACCCAAGATGTGCTGGTCACTTCACTTGTCTGTACTGTCCATTCAATCTCTTTCCATGTAAGTTAAACCTTTGCTTACAATTTTTTGTACTCCCTCTTATTCATATTGACTAGACCAATAACATTAGTATGAGTCGGAGGAAGTACATTTTTTGTTAGAAAAAATTTCCGAGCTAAACACAGAGTAGTTCACATGTCAACATAGTATAAACCTTTGCAGTCCTACAATATTCTCTCACAAAGGAAAAGAAAATATGGCGGCGCAGTTACCATGCATTGCACCGATCGAGTCATTGCTGCTGTTTAAGTTCTAACCTTCATTCATACTTCTAAACAGAATTCTATGTTCAGTTTAGCTGTGAAATAATTTGTTCTAGTTATACATATTTTGACACCTTTATTACGCGCCGAAGTTTCAGGGTCTTAATAGTGGCCAGACTTTCAAATTTCTGCACTAGATAGATGCCAGGGCGATCTACATTTCTAGACAGATCGAGCGAGAGGAACCAGTTCTAGATTTCTACTGGGATCTAGCATGCATGCTTGTTCAGTTCGACACATAGCAAGATCTAGAGTtccctttcctttctttttaagCTGGAGCCATCCGTTTCAGCAACAACAGCATTGGTCTTGTCGTGTCATGGGGCTTTAGTGGGTAGTAGAAGCTTGTGGTAGCTGCCGGCAGGCTAGTTGCCGCCAGGATAGGAATAAAAAGCACGATTTTGGCTAAAGCTATCGATGTAGTCTTCTCGCTACTCACTCAACTGCCCTACTCTTCTCCGAGTGCTTGTGCCACACAGATCTTGACATGATCACATCACCATGTGTCGGTGGCGCGCCAATGAATGCAATTGCAAAGAAGAGAACACACAGGAAAATCGTGTCATTACGACTAGTTAATACACGATTTTGGCTGGTGACTAACACTTAGTAGGACACTAGGAGTAACAGTCAACACTGACGATTTCCTGCCGGTTCAGTTAACAGGTGTTTTGTTCGTGTTATTACCTGACAGCCAGACGAGGTCGGGGAGCTCGAGGCCTTTGCTCTGGAAGGAGGCGAGGAGGTCGGTGAAGTTCATGGTTGGCCCTGGGATCTGGTCCAGCGCCTCCTGCTTCAGCGACACCCTGCCGTCGCGCCGCCCCGTCGGCACGCGCCAGAACGGACCGCCCTTCATTCCAAAGTTTTGACGTCAGTCTGCGAGGCCGGCGGCATGAGTGTCCACGTGTGTGTGGGCAGGAGAAAATGACGACTTACGATGACTCCGATGGCGTCGCGGGCGGCGAGCGCGAGCACGTCGGCGCAGGAGACGACGCCGGGGCACTCCTGCTCGACGACCGCCTTGACGCGGTCCAGGAACGCGAACCCGCGCAGCGACGCGttcggcggcgagtccttctccgCCTCGTTCCCGTTCGTCCCGTTCAGCAGCACCGACCCGTCGCAGCCCTGCACCATGCCACCCGATCGATAAGAATTCAGAACAGGTCTGCATTGACGCTGGCACCGGCCGGCGACCACCGCCGTCGCGGACGAGCTAGGCGCTCCGTGCGCGCGCGGCATGGAGACTGGAGAGGAGAGAGCGCGGTGCGTACCCtgacgaagcagtcgtggaagtgGGTGCGGAGCAGGGTGGCGGCGACGGAGGGCGCGTGGGGGACGTGCTGCTCCATGTAGTGCCGGACAATCTGCTCCGCCCGCGGGCAGCTCTGCTCGTAGAACCCCTGCCGCAGCTTCCCGctgtcctcctccgccgcggaagccctgccaaccaccgccgccaccacgatCATCATCGCCACCACCGCCATTTGTCTCAACGTCGATCGCTGCCTCTCTTCTTCCCTCACTGGCTTAAGCTCTGGCCTCTGGCCTCTGGAGTCTGGAGTCTGGAGTGGCGCGGGTGGTAGAAACACACGAAGTGGCTCTGACAGTAAGCTGCGAGCCGGTCGCTCGTTCGCTGGCCTTTTTATACACACACGTGCCGGCGTCGCACAATCCAATCGAGAACGGCAATACCTGACCCGTTAGTGTGTGGATCCGTTGAGAGGACGACCCTTGCAAGGCAACGGAcgctggcaatggcgtcgtcgccaAGGCTTTAAAAGGAGCCTCATAGTCTGACAGGCCATTCGCTCCCCGCGGCTGGAAATGTTCAGTTAAACAGCTTGGTCAGCGCTATGCAGAATGACAGTGTGTCGGTATGGTCCAAGCGCCATTTGCCATGGAACTGACGCAGACGCTCACACGATCATAagtcctacaaatcaaacaacttGTGTACTAAACAGCCAGAGTTCGAGACTCACCACCTCTTATATCAAATACAATGGTGGTTCCTCCCACTGTTGGTTTCATCTTTGGAGGGGACTGAGTCGCTAAAGTTTAACGAGTAAGCAACTAACCAAGGGCTCCTCGCGTCGCTCCCCAGGCGACGCCGGGAGCCAAACCCCAACCGCGCCGCCAGCAGCCGGCCTGCGCTGCCcccctgccgccgctgccgccggcccttgccgcggtggcggcgggcctcaTCTCCAAAGGGGGTGAGGGGGCCCGAGCTCGTTCCGTCGAGGTGGCCGGACCGTGTGGGGCGTCGTCGGAGGGGAGGGAGGaagccagggcggcggccctggagtcTCGTCTGCCGCGGCGGCGAGAGGGTGCGGCTGGGCGTTGCGGGCTGTGGTGGCACGGCCGTGGCGTTGCAGCAGGTGGCGGCCGGAGATGCGGGCCATccagggcccgatctgggccgcgGTGGGCTGGAGGTGGTGCGGCGGAGGGTTGGTGCGGCGCTGTATGCTGGTGCCGACGGGGTTGCTCCGGCCAGGCGTCGGGGGTGGCCAGGCCGACGCTGCTGCTTGGTGTCTCCAGGCGGGTGTGTGCGGGAGGACGGGGCGGGCGCTGTGTGGCGCGATGGCGGGCGcagggtgatgcgtgtagttgacacgtccgttgggaaccccaagaggaaggtgtgatgcgcacagcggcaagtttccctcagtaagaaaccaaggtttaatcgaaccagtaggagtcaagaagcacgttgaaggttgatggcggcgggatgtagtgcggcgcaacaccggagattccggcgccaacgtggaacccgcacaacacaaccaaagtactttgccccaacgaaacagtgaggttgtcaatctcaccggcttgctgtaacaaagggttaaccgtattgtgtggaagatgattgtttgcagagaaaacagtaaaacaagtattgcagcagatttgtatttcagtattaaaagaatggaccggggtccacagttcactagaggtgtctctcctataagataaaagcatgttgggtgaacaaattacagtcgggcaattgacaaatagagagggcataacaatgcacatacatggcatgataagtatagtgagatttaattgggcattacgacaaagtacatagaccgccatccaactgcatctatgcctaaaaagttcaccttcaggttatcgtccgaaccccttccagtattaagttgcaaagcaacagacaattgcattaagtatggtgcgtaatgtaatcaacaactacatcctcggacatagcgccaatgttttatccctagtggcaacagcacagcacaaccttagaactttccgtcactgtcccaggtgtcaatgcaggcatgaacccactatcgagcataaatactccctcttggagttaagagcaaaaacttggccagagcctctactagtaacggagagcatgcaagatcataaacaacacatatgtaataacttgataattaacataacatggtattctctatccatcggatcccgacaaacacaacatagagtattacggatagatgatcttgatcatgttaggcagctcacaagatccaacaatgaagcacaatgaggagaagacaaccatctagctactgctatggacccatagtccaggggtgaactactcactcatcactccggaggcgaccatggcggtgtagagtcctccgggagatgaatcccctctccggcaggtgccggaggagatctccggaatcccccgagatgggatcagcggcggcggcgtctcagtaaggttttccgtatcgtggtttttcgcctcggggtttcgcgacggaggctttaagtaggcggaagggcagagtcgggggcctgacgaggggcccacaccacagggcggcgcgggcccccccttggccgcgccgccatgtggtgtcgccacctcgtggccccacttcgtatgctcttcggtcttctggaaggttcgtggcaaaataggctcctgggtctttgtttcgtccaattccgagaatatttcgttactaggatttctgaaaccaaaaacagcagaaaacaggaactggcacttcggcatcttgttaataggttagttccagaaaatgcacgaatatgacataaagtgtgcataaaacatgtaggtatcatcaataatatggcatagaacataagaaattatcgatacatcggagacgtatcaagcatccccaagcttagttctgctcgtcccgagcaggtaaaacgataacaaagataatttctgaagtgatatgccatcataaccttgatcatactatttgtaaacatatgtagtggatgcagcgatcaaaacaatggtaatgacatgagtaaacaagtgaatcataaagcaaagacttttcatgaatagtacttcaagacaaacattaataagtcttgcataagagttaactcataaagcaataaatcaaagtaaaggtattgaagcaacacaaaggaagattaagtttcagcggttgctttcaacttgtaacatgtatatctcatgggaaattcaattcggctcctgggtgcgtatgctccctataccaacaaaacatatttcgaagtgtggaaaaattttgacaaaaaattctacatgtacatctccataatatatgtgtatgcgccaAGTTGCacggaaaaataatattttttgtggcctatgtaaaaaagagaaaacttatcctgtgaaaagcattgttttcagcactgaattttgtcttttttacacacgtaacacgataagtttattttttatgaaacgactttgtgagcgcgtagcacgtgaagatgtacgtgcgaattttttgtttcaatttttttaaaatttaaaatatgtgtaagatgcatttcaaaatatagggagcatatgatcccatgttccaaaacaccactccctcatctcatgga contains the following coding sequences:
- the LOC124684680 gene encoding peroxidase 3-like; this encodes MAVVAMMIVVAAVVGRASAAEEDSGKLRQGFYEQSCPRAEQIVRHYMEQHVPHAPSVAATLLRTHFHDCFVRGCDGSVLLNGTNGNEAEKDSPPNASLRGFAFLDRVKAVVEQECPGVVSCADVLALAARDAIGVIGGPFWRVPTGRRDGRVSLKQEALDQIPGPTMNFTDLLASFQSKGLELPDLVWLSGAHTIGIAHCDSFSERLYNFTGRGGPSDADPSLNPVYAANLRRTKCATPTDNTTIVEMDPGSFLTFDLGYYHGLLKSRGLFQSDHALLMDAAARADVESVASGPPEVFFQLFARSMMRLGMVDVKTGGEGEIRRHCAVVNG